In the genome of Streptacidiphilus rugosus AM-16, one region contains:
- a CDS encoding SURF1 family protein codes for MYRFLLTPRWLGIHLLALVAVPVCVVLGLWQLSRYELHSHPHRTQVSTDAAPSPLAPLIASGDRNGVGADAGRRVSLAGTYDAAHQFVVPQRTLNGRTGSLILTPLKLDGAGGYVAVVRGWVPGTPSKAPAPPTGVVSVTARMQAAETADSTGVIAAGGLPAGQLGMISSVTLVNLLPYTVWNGSVALDSGTAGTSGLTPLPPPSATTDSGGISLQAIQNLGYVAQWFVFAGFVVFMWFRFFRREVEQARDRELGLEPQ; via the coding sequence GTGTACCGGTTCCTTCTGACCCCGCGCTGGCTGGGCATCCACCTGCTCGCGCTGGTGGCCGTTCCGGTCTGCGTCGTCCTCGGCCTGTGGCAGCTCAGCCGCTACGAGCTGCACAGTCACCCGCACCGGACCCAGGTCTCCACCGACGCCGCGCCCTCGCCGCTCGCCCCGCTGATCGCCTCCGGCGACCGCAACGGCGTCGGCGCGGACGCCGGCCGCCGGGTCTCCCTGGCGGGGACGTACGACGCGGCGCACCAGTTCGTGGTGCCGCAGCGCACGCTGAACGGCCGGACCGGCTCGCTGATCCTCACCCCGCTGAAGCTGGACGGTGCCGGAGGATACGTGGCGGTCGTCCGCGGCTGGGTCCCGGGCACACCGTCCAAGGCCCCCGCGCCGCCGACGGGCGTGGTCTCCGTCACCGCCCGGATGCAGGCCGCGGAGACCGCGGACTCGACGGGCGTCATCGCGGCGGGCGGCCTGCCGGCCGGGCAGCTCGGCATGATCTCCTCGGTGACGTTGGTGAACCTGCTGCCGTACACCGTCTGGAACGGCTCCGTCGCCCTGGACTCCGGCACCGCCGGTACGTCCGGACTCACCCCGCTCCCGCCGCCGTCCGCGACGACGGACAGCGGCGGGATCAGCCTCCAGGCGATCCAGAACCTGGGCTACGTGGCGCAGTGGTTCGTCTTCGCCGGCTTCGTGGTCTTCATGTGGTTCCGCTTCTTCCGCCGCGAAGTCGAACAGGCCCGCGACCGCGAACTGGGTCTCGAACCCCAGTAG
- a CDS encoding MFS transporter, which produces MAIGEQPQLPLPGVTPRGWQLLTSERPRPEAIRGRSWAWRLAVATVCFGAFMGQLDASIVTLTYQPLGAEFHASPAAVEWVSLAYLLTLVALLVPVGRFSDAHGRKLMYLYGFGVFTLASAACGLAPTLLALVAFRVVQALGAALMQANSVALVTTSAPPGRRRSALGMQAAGQAIGLALGPTVGGAVVATLGWRWVFLVNVPVGLVALAAGHYLLPRTRQRCAGARVDGLGVLLLALTTTGMMLTLSVVSGLGWPLWSVALLVPAALAAGVALTRRQRNCSRPLVDLALLRANARGLLGGLSGYLVLFGPLVLVPVVLTRQGVGLMTAGLVLTALPLGFALAATGADRVLPGTLTDRDRARLGAGISVLALAALVLLPMTTGLLPCTLGLLGLGLGVFTPANNSAVMGAFPAESAGTGGGMVNMGRGLGTALGVAAVTLILHLVPGTTGEQAAAAVLLAFAALMFPARRVSPS; this is translated from the coding sequence ATGGCTATCGGCGAGCAACCCCAGCTGCCCCTCCCGGGCGTCACCCCGCGCGGGTGGCAGCTGCTGACCAGCGAGAGGCCGAGGCCGGAGGCCATCCGCGGACGGTCGTGGGCCTGGCGGCTCGCCGTCGCGACGGTCTGCTTCGGTGCGTTCATGGGGCAGCTCGACGCCAGCATCGTCACGCTCACCTACCAGCCGCTGGGCGCCGAGTTCCACGCCTCGCCCGCCGCAGTCGAGTGGGTGTCGCTCGCCTACCTGCTGACCCTCGTCGCGCTCCTGGTGCCCGTCGGCCGGTTCTCCGACGCGCACGGGCGCAAGCTGATGTACCTCTACGGCTTCGGCGTCTTCACGCTCGCGTCCGCCGCCTGCGGCCTCGCGCCCACCCTGCTGGCGCTCGTCGCCTTCCGCGTGGTGCAGGCGCTCGGCGCGGCCCTCATGCAGGCGAACAGCGTCGCCCTGGTCACCACGAGCGCGCCGCCGGGACGGAGGCGCAGCGCGCTCGGGATGCAGGCGGCCGGCCAGGCGATCGGGCTCGCGCTCGGGCCGACCGTCGGCGGGGCGGTCGTGGCGACGCTCGGCTGGCGCTGGGTGTTCCTGGTCAACGTGCCGGTCGGCCTCGTCGCGCTCGCCGCCGGTCACTACCTGCTGCCGCGCACTCGGCAGCGCTGCGCGGGCGCCCGCGTGGACGGCCTCGGAGTGCTGCTGCTGGCGCTGACCACGACCGGGATGATGCTGACCCTGTCGGTGGTCTCCGGCCTCGGCTGGCCGCTCTGGTCGGTCGCCCTGCTGGTGCCGGCGGCGCTGGCGGCCGGGGTCGCGTTGACGAGGCGTCAGCGGAACTGCAGCCGTCCGCTCGTCGATCTGGCTCTGCTGCGGGCGAACGCCCGCGGCCTGCTCGGCGGGCTCAGCGGGTATCTGGTGCTGTTCGGCCCGCTGGTGCTGGTGCCGGTCGTACTGACCCGTCAGGGGGTCGGTCTGATGACCGCCGGGCTGGTGCTGACCGCGCTGCCGCTCGGCTTCGCCCTCGCCGCCACCGGCGCGGACCGGGTCCTGCCCGGCACGCTCACCGACCGCGACCGCGCCCGCCTCGGCGCCGGGATCTCCGTCCTCGCGCTCGCCGCGCTCGTACTGCTGCCGATGACCACCGGGCTGCTGCCCTGCACCCTCGGCCTGCTCGGGCTCGGCCTCGGCGTCTTCACCCCGGCCAACAACTCGGCCGTGATGGGCGCGTTCCCTGCCGAGTCGGCCGGAACCGGCGGCGGGATGGTCAACATGGGCCGCGGGCTCGGCACCGCGCTGGGCGTGGCCGCGGTCACCCTGATCCTGCATCTGGTTCCCGGCACGACGGGCGAACAGGCGGCCGCCGCGGTGCTGCTCGCCTTCGCCGCGCTGATGTTCCCCGCCCGCCGGGTCTCCCCGTCCTGA
- a CDS encoding type II toxin-antitoxin system VapB family antitoxin: MIFKRIGNGRPYPDHGRVSTRQWADVAPRPVRLDQLVTTKGQLDLETLLAEDSTFYGDLFAHVVKWQGDLYLEDGLHRAVRAALQQRQVLHARVLEMD; encoded by the coding sequence GTGATCTTCAAGCGCATCGGCAACGGGCGGCCGTACCCCGACCACGGCCGGGTCAGCACCCGCCAGTGGGCGGACGTCGCACCGCGACCGGTCCGCCTGGACCAACTCGTCACCACCAAGGGCCAACTCGACCTCGAGACGCTCCTGGCGGAGGACTCCACGTTCTACGGCGACCTGTTCGCCCACGTGGTGAAGTGGCAGGGCGACCTGTACCTGGAGGACGGCCTCCACCGCGCGGTCCGCGCGGCGCTGCAGCAGCGTCAGGTGCTGCATGCGCGCGTGCTGGAAATGGACTGA
- a CDS encoding LytR C-terminal domain-containing protein has product MLTPPGLKGKQYRISGKAYPRLSRPGQKRRRVLQIMAAVVAVAVLGWGTVQLVTVFGGKKKPVAAGKDCTHPAKASAADAAKPSATPSAGASAGASAGASAAAAPLVLPSGVPQPATITVNVFNATNRAGLAGQTAAQLRLRGFKIGKIGNAPATLENKITGSAQVTGGATGHAAMSLVGSEVSGATSTTDARKDASVDLYIGNGFTALLTPAQVSQALALAASPSASAGAHC; this is encoded by the coding sequence ATGTTGACTCCCCCCGGTCTCAAGGGAAAGCAGTACCGCATCAGCGGCAAGGCCTATCCGCGGCTCTCGCGGCCGGGTCAGAAACGCCGTCGGGTGCTCCAGATCATGGCGGCGGTCGTCGCCGTCGCGGTGCTCGGCTGGGGCACGGTGCAGTTGGTCACCGTCTTCGGCGGCAAGAAGAAGCCGGTGGCGGCGGGCAAGGACTGTACGCATCCGGCCAAGGCCTCGGCGGCCGACGCGGCGAAGCCTTCGGCCACGCCGAGCGCGGGCGCCTCGGCCGGCGCGAGCGCGGGTGCGTCGGCAGCTGCGGCGCCGCTGGTGCTGCCGAGCGGCGTGCCGCAGCCGGCGACGATCACGGTGAACGTCTTCAACGCGACCAACCGCGCGGGCCTGGCCGGCCAGACGGCGGCGCAGTTGCGGCTGCGCGGCTTCAAGATCGGCAAGATCGGTAACGCCCCCGCCACGCTGGAGAACAAAATCACCGGTTCGGCCCAGGTCACCGGCGGAGCGACGGGCCACGCGGCGATGTCCCTGGTCGGCTCTGAGGTCTCCGGCGCGACGTCGACGACGGACGCCCGCAAGGACGCCAGCGTCGACCTCTACATCGGCAACGGCTTCACCGCGCTGCTGACCCCGGCCCAGGTCTCCCAGGCCCTCGCCCTCGCCGCGTCCCCCTCGGCCTCCGCCGGCGCGCACTGCTGA
- the upp gene encoding uracil phosphoribosyltransferase, translated as MRIHVLDHPLVAHKLSTLRDERTDSPTFRRLTDELVTLLAYEATRDVRTDQVEITTPVAVTTGVKLSYPRPLVVPILRAGLGMLDGMTRLLPTAEVGFLGMVRNEETLEASTYATRMPDDLSGRQVYVLDPMLATGGTLVAAIRVLIERGATDVTAICLLAAPEGVAVLEKELAGLPVTVVTAAVDDHLNDQGYIVPGLGDAGDRLYGTAGD; from the coding sequence ATGCGGATTCATGTCCTGGACCACCCCCTGGTCGCGCACAAGCTGTCCACCCTGCGCGACGAGCGCACCGACTCGCCGACCTTCCGTCGTCTCACCGACGAGCTCGTGACGCTGCTGGCCTACGAGGCCACCCGGGACGTCCGCACGGACCAGGTGGAGATCACCACGCCCGTCGCGGTCACCACCGGCGTCAAGCTGAGCTATCCCCGCCCGCTGGTGGTGCCGATCCTGCGCGCCGGCCTCGGCATGCTGGACGGCATGACGCGGCTGCTGCCGACGGCCGAGGTCGGCTTCCTCGGCATGGTCCGCAACGAGGAGACGCTCGAGGCCTCCACCTACGCGACGCGCATGCCGGACGACCTCTCCGGGCGGCAGGTCTACGTCCTCGACCCGATGCTCGCGACCGGCGGCACGCTGGTGGCGGCGATCCGCGTGCTGATCGAGCGCGGCGCCACGGATGTGACGGCGATCTGCCTGCTGGCCGCGCCGGAGGGCGTCGCCGTCCTGGAGAAGGAGCTGGCCGGCCTTCCGGTGACCGTCGTGACGGCGGCGGTGGACGACCACCTCAACGACCAGGGCTACATCGTCCCCGGCCTCGGCGACGCGGGCGACCGCCTGTACGGCACCGCCGGCGACTGA
- a CDS encoding S9 family peptidase produces MSSESNARSESTETRHATAAAAAAAAFDALPAWEQRFRAARVGLPEWAEDAPDRSLFLSNATGTYEIYAWNRADGAQRRVTDRPNGTTEATLTPDGEWIWWFDDTDGDEFGVWRRQPFAGPDGEGREAFAQDAEAVPGLPPAYPAGLALGRRGEAVVGRSTDEDGSTLHLVRPDSGEPLEIYRHRESAGVGDLSHDGALIAVDHTEHGDAMHSALRVLRVDGDAVSVVGELDDATGREEPLGLSCLGFAPLPGDPRMLVAHQRRGRWEPLIWDTASGEQQEIVLDLPGDVTAEWYPDAGSLLIEHGYRARSELYRYELESGVLTLLETPPGTVSGASARPDGSVEFLWSSAERPPVVRSTSGAVVLEAPGPQAPPSVPVEDVWVEGPGGTVHALVQRPAGAGEGPLPCVFEIHGGPTWHDSDSFAAGPAAWVDHGYAVVRVNYRGSTGYGRAWTDALRHRVGLIELEDIAAVRQWAVDSGLADPARIVLAGGSWGGYLTLLGLGVQPDAWALGLAAVPVADYVTAYHDEMEALKAMDRTLVGGTPEEVPERYAASSPLTYVDAVTAPVYISAGVNDPRCPIRQIDNYVVELEKREKTHEVYRYDAGHGSLVVEERVKQLRLELDFVARHLR; encoded by the coding sequence ATGAGCAGTGAGAGCAACGCGCGCAGCGAGAGCACCGAGACCCGGCACGCCACAGCCGCCGCAGCCGCCGCGGCGGCCTTCGACGCCCTCCCGGCCTGGGAGCAGCGCTTCCGTGCGGCCAGGGTCGGGCTGCCGGAGTGGGCGGAGGACGCCCCCGACCGGTCGCTCTTCCTGTCGAACGCCACCGGCACCTACGAGATCTACGCCTGGAACCGCGCGGACGGCGCCCAGCGCCGGGTGACCGACCGCCCCAACGGCACCACCGAGGCGACGCTGACGCCGGACGGCGAGTGGATCTGGTGGTTCGACGACACCGACGGCGACGAGTTCGGCGTCTGGCGCCGCCAGCCCTTCGCCGGGCCGGACGGCGAGGGCCGGGAGGCGTTCGCCCAGGACGCCGAGGCGGTGCCCGGGCTGCCCCCGGCCTACCCGGCGGGCCTGGCGCTGGGCCGCCGCGGCGAGGCCGTCGTCGGCCGCTCGACGGACGAGGACGGCTCCACGCTCCACCTGGTCCGCCCGGACTCCGGCGAGCCGCTGGAGATCTACCGCCACCGCGAGTCCGCGGGCGTCGGCGACCTCTCCCACGACGGCGCGCTGATCGCGGTCGACCACACCGAGCACGGCGACGCCATGCACTCCGCGCTCCGCGTCCTGCGGGTCGACGGCGACGCCGTCTCCGTCGTCGGCGAACTGGACGACGCCACCGGGCGTGAGGAGCCGCTGGGCCTCTCCTGCCTCGGCTTCGCCCCGCTGCCCGGCGACCCCCGGATGCTCGTCGCGCACCAGCGGCGCGGCCGCTGGGAGCCGCTGATCTGGGACACGGCGAGCGGCGAGCAGCAGGAGATCGTGCTGGACCTCCCCGGCGACGTCACCGCCGAGTGGTATCCGGACGCGGGCTCGCTGCTCATCGAGCACGGCTACCGCGCGCGCAGCGAGCTCTACCGCTACGAGCTGGAGTCGGGTGTCCTGACACTGCTGGAGACCCCGCCCGGCACCGTCTCCGGTGCGTCCGCGCGCCCCGACGGCTCGGTCGAGTTCCTGTGGTCCTCGGCGGAGCGGCCGCCGGTGGTCCGCTCCACCAGCGGGGCCGTGGTGCTGGAGGCGCCCGGCCCGCAGGCGCCGCCCTCGGTGCCGGTCGAGGACGTCTGGGTCGAGGGTCCCGGCGGGACGGTCCACGCCCTGGTGCAGCGCCCGGCGGGGGCCGGCGAGGGCCCGCTGCCGTGCGTCTTCGAGATCCACGGCGGCCCGACCTGGCACGACTCCGACTCCTTCGCGGCGGGCCCCGCGGCCTGGGTCGACCACGGCTACGCGGTGGTCAGGGTCAACTACCGCGGCTCGACCGGCTACGGGCGCGCGTGGACCGACGCGCTGCGGCACCGGGTGGGCCTGATCGAGCTGGAGGACATCGCCGCGGTGCGGCAGTGGGCGGTCGACAGCGGCCTGGCCGATCCGGCCAGGATCGTCCTGGCGGGCGGCTCCTGGGGCGGCTACCTCACCCTCCTCGGCCTGGGCGTCCAGCCGGACGCCTGGGCGCTGGGCCTGGCCGCCGTCCCGGTGGCGGACTACGTGACGGCCTACCACGACGAGATGGAGGCGCTGAAGGCGATGGACCGCACGCTGGTCGGCGGTACGCCTGAGGAGGTCCCCGAGCGGTACGCGGCGTCCTCGCCGCTGACGTACGTGGACGCGGTGACGGCCCCGGTCTACATCAGCGCGGGCGTCAACGACCCGCGCTGCCCGATCCGGCAGATCGACAACTACGTGGTCGAACTGGAGAAGCGGGAGAAGACCCACGAGGTCTACCGCTACGACGCCGGGCACGGCTCCCTGGTCGTGGAGGAGCGCGTCAAGCAACTCCGGCTCGAACTCGACTTCGTGGCCCGCCACCTGCGCTGA